One genomic window of Syngnathus acus chromosome 11, fSynAcu1.2, whole genome shotgun sequence includes the following:
- the si:ch211-288g17.3 gene encoding chromosomal protein D1, with protein MEEEPTVFEEQGSVPGQQESNKDISVVKSGRGRPKGPKKSQINVHDVNLMELVSDIANNSSVVGFEDMSKGEDYVPKKRGRPKGSGSKRSVEKAAHDNGTDTPKKGRGRPKGSGKRKAENVTSEDESEEAGRTDSSVSKAPRVELGDDDNNSPVNDDPVNNSPNCIATSRGRGRPRKSSGARRPAPTVDGPRRGRGRPKGSVNKKPTMSLALFQAGRPRRKQIPPSRLVIRLPRKSLKRGRPKKVASGRGRPRKYPLPSPEDSKNRVWKPLGRPRKHPIPGAPAGVPATRRGRGRPPKLDAVKHPTASYDGPPRKRGRPRKYPSGSRGEPAKPKVWKPLGRPRKYPLVDPPEGAPEPPRRTPGRPRKSASKRGAHLRNPALPRPPQSTAVEDGAPRKRGRPKNSGNKNKVQSAASPDDTTSNHSDNAEKERKGQEAGEHKEDATAQQQEEHAAAEAGGTSQE; from the coding sequence ATGGAAGAAGAACCGACAGTGTTTGAAGAACAAGGTAGCGTTCCGGGCCAACAGGAGTCCAATAAGGACATTTCTGTGGTAAAAAGTGGCAGGGGGAGACCTAAAGGTCCCAAGAAGTCGCAGATCAACGTTCACGACGTAAACCTCATGGAGCTTGTTTCAGACATCGCCAACAACAGCTCTGTAGTGGGATTCGAGGACATGAGCAAGGGGGAAGATTACGTGCCCAAAAAGAGGGGCCGGCCAAAGGGCTCCGGGAGCAAGCGTTCGGTGGAAAAGGCGGCCCATGACAACGGCACAGACACGCCCAAAAAGGGAAGAGGGCGCCCCAAAGGATCCGGGAAGCGCAAGGCTGAGAATGTCACGAGCGAGGACGAAAGCGAAGAAGCGGGGCGTACCGATAGCTCTGTCAGTAAGGCACCTCGCGTCGAGCTAGGCGATGATGATAACAACTCACCCGTCAATGATGATCCCGTCAACAACTCACCCAACTGCATCGCCACCTCGCGGGGCAGAGGGCGACCAAGGAAGAGCAGCGGCGCGCGGCGGCCGGCGCCCACCGTAGATGGTCCCAGAAGAGGGCGGGGCCGACCGAAAGGCTCCGTCAACAAGAAGCCAACCATGTCCTTGGCACTCTTCCAAGCAGGACGCCCCCGCAGAAAGCAGATCCCGCCTTCTCGGCTGGTCATTCGCCTCCCCAGAAAAAGCTTGAAGCGCGGGAGACCCAAGAAAGTAGCTTCGGGAAGGGGTCGCCCCAGGAAGTACCCGCTGCCGTCCCCTGAGGACTCCAAAAACAGAGTGTGGAAGCCCCTCGGGAGACCGAGAAAGCATCCTATCCCCGGGGCTCCGGCGGGAGTCCCAGCCACTCGTCGGGGCAGAGGTCGTCCGCCCAAGTTAGACGCCGTAAAACATCCCACTGCCTCGTACGACGGACCACCACGAAAAAGAGGCCGACCCAGGAAGTACCCCTCTGGCTCCCGCGGCGAGCCCGCTAAGCCCAAAGTGTGGAAGCCCCTCGGGAGACCTCGAAAGTATCCTCTGGTGGATCCTCCTGAGGGAGCCCCGGAACCCCCTCGCCGCACACCAGGTCGACCACGCAAGTCCGCATCCAAACGAGGAGCCCACCTACGCAACCCCGCCTTGCCGCGCCCCCCTCAGTCGACCGCGGTAGAGGATGGCGCGCCGCGCAAAAGGGGACGCCCCAAGAACTCTGGCAACAAGAACAAAGTCCAGAGCGCGGCTTCGCCCGACGACACCACATCCAACCATTCCGACAACGCTGAAAAGGAGCGCAAGGGACAGGAAGCGGGAGAGCACAAAGAAGACGCCACCGCCCAGCAACAGGAAGAACACGCCGCCGCCGAGGCGGGTGGCACTTCTCAAGAGTGA